DNA sequence from the Nitrospinota bacterium genome:
CCCGGATGAAGACCAGGTGAAAGCCTCCATGGAAGCCGGGGCGGACGCTGTGGAGCTTAACACCGGCGCGTATTCCGAGGCGGTGACAAAAAAGGCCGCCAGCGCCGAGCTAGGCAAGCTTGTGAAAGCCGCCGCGCTGACGGAAAAACTGGGATTGACCACACACGCAGGCCACGGGCTGACATGCGCCAACGTCGGCCCGGTGGCGGCGATACACAATATCGAAGAACTTAACATCGGCCACAGCATCGTCGCCCGCGCCGTGATGGTCGGATTTGAAGCGGCGGTCCGGGAGATGATCGGGGCGATGGGCCGGGCGTCGTGAAGTCATGACCGGGTTTAGTTCGCCGTCCACGGCAAAGGACCTCCAGCCGGTCTGCGGGACTGCCCTGTGCAAGTCCGCCGCCGGTTTCATCCATTCGGCGCGGCCGGGATTCAGTATGCGCCTTGCTGAGCTTCGCGCGGCGCTGGAGATGAGTGATGATGACATCATCGCCCGCAACCGCGAAAAGGTAATCGAAGGCGAATTCATCAGACGATACCTTGCGTGCCATCCACGCGCCATATCGGAGGCCGAGGCGATTTCGATGCATTCGGGCGCCGTGGAGTATTACGAAAAAAGCTGGAAATCAGCCTACAGGCGGGACCTTGAGGACCCGGCCCGCAAGGCCGCTTTCGCCGCGTCGCTCCGGGACAAAATCCGGCCGGAGCTTTCCGCGATGCAGTCCGTTGGTCCAAAGCCTGCGCCATACACAAAAAGCAGGTTCATTTTGGCGGCCAACCGTGGCGAGATAGCCTGCAGGATAATTGAACAGGCCCACGCCGCCGGCAAAAAGGTGATAGTCATCCACGACGGGATGGACCTGCCGTATGAAGCGCTGCTTACCGCCGGTGACGAGGTGTTCCACGTCCCCTCATATTGCGACAGGGGGCGAAGGCCGCGCGAGCAGCGGCTGGACATATTGTCCATGAAAGCCCTGGCGGCGTACCTTTCTGGCGCCGGGATCGATCCTTTTGATGTCACGGTCCATCCCGGATGGGGGTTTAACGCGGAGGACGACGAGTGGTTCGAGGAGATGGAACTGCTAGGGTTCCGTATGGCCGGGCCGCACTCATCCGTGATCCGGTTCCTTGGCAACAAGATAAACGCCACCACCGTCGCGCGCCACGCGGGGCTTTCCACCCCGGCAAGCTCCGGCAAGGTGGAAAGCGTGGAGCAGGCGCTGGAGTTTTTCAACGCCAACAAGGGGAGTATAAGGAACTTCCTGCTAAAGGACGCCCTCGGCGGTGGCGGCCATGGCCAGATGATGCTCGGCCACGCCGACGAGCGGGAGTTCCGCTTTTCAGTGGAAACGTTTCTCAAGAAGTATCCGGTGTTCAGCGTGGACCAGTTCCTGGACAAGACCCGCCATATAGAGTTCCAGTTCATCGGCGATCTGGACGGTTCCGTGGTCTTCGGCGCCCCCAGGGACTGCACCCAGCAGCGCGACCGGCAGAAAGTCATCGAGGAGACCGCCGGCCTTGCTCCGGAGGTTGAAAAGGAGATGCGCGGCCATATCCGCGCTTTTCTCGATGAAATAGGGGGGAGGACCGGCCATCCATACGCCGGGGCAGGCACCTTTGAATTCCTTTACGAGCCCGCTTCGAAGACATTCTACTTTCTGGAAGTGAACACCCGGCTGCAGGTGGAGCATCCCGTTTCGGCCCACCAGGACTGCGTCAACTATGTGCTGACCCAGCTTGACGTTACCGACGGATTCGCCCTGTTGACACAGGAGCAGGTGGACGCGCGCAATAAGGGGGGGCACGCCATGGAGGCCCGCATATGTCTGGAGCGCGTGCTAAGCGAAAGGGAGCGGGAAGTCTATTTGCGGAGCGGCCACGACAGGACCTTCGGGCCGGTCACAGGCTCGGTGGAGGTGTTCAACATCCAGGCAATGGACGGACTGACGATATACGCCGACCGCCGGATTGGCGTTGGCTCCCATTGGAGCGGACGGTACGACTCTATGATAATGAAGGCCGTCGTCCACGGCAAAGACAGGGCCGGCGCCATCCGGCTTCTGGCGGAGGCGGCGCGCGGCATTTGCATCGAAGGGCAGGGAATAAACACCAACCGCGAATTGATCCTGGGCATCCTTGCGCACGAGGAGTTCGTGAAGGCGGCTTCGCTGGAGGAGCGCACGGCGGTGAAGGACGTGGCGCTCAACCTGCAGGTACGCAACGAGATGGACATCCTGAAAAAAACGCTGCTGGCCGAAGGGGCGCCCGAAGAGTTCGGGCGGCTGTTCGTTTCCATAGGGGATATTTCCCCGGACCAGAAGGAGCATATCAAGACCGAACTTGCAGCCCTCGGGGCGATAGAGGTGTTCAAGACGGCTCTGGCAAGGAAAAGGGGAGGGATAGTGCGTGCCCTGGCCGGGCTTTTCCTTCCCGCGCGGCCCATGGCCGGCGAGGCCGTCCGCACCACCATATATCCAGGCGCGTTCAGCCTGCTGTGCAAGCTGTTGGCCAAGCTGGGGGCCGAGCCTTCCCTTGCCATCCGCCATCACGAGGACAGGAAGACCACCGCCAGAAAGTTGGAGGAAAAACGGGTCCTGCACGATCCGGAGCTTTTAAGCGAATTGCTTCGCGCCCATCCCGGTGAACTGGGACGCATGACGCAGCCGCGCGCGGCCGGAGGGGGGATGGTCACATTAAGGAAAAAGGATACCCGCGACCTGTCGCTACGGGCATTCATGCGGGGGCTGGAGCCGGCCCTGCATATAAGCCGCAGGGAGACCACGTCAACTTTCGACCACGCCCCGGAGGTCTATTACGACATTCCGCAAATGGTTTTCCCGCTGTTTGAGACCCTGTTCGTCAGGGAGCGCGGCGAGGACTATACGGACAGTTTCGAGAGGGTCAATTCACAATAGGGAAGGCGTCGGCCGGCCCTCGGCCATGCAAAAGCGCCCTAGATATTGAAGACCTTCAGCAACGTGGTGAATTTGCCCCCTTTGTCCTTGACGATCTCGTCCAGTTCGCCCACGTCCAGCCATACACCTTCGCAGTGGGAGCACTTGTCTATCTTGATGTTCTTGTATTCGATCTCGATGAGCTTCATGCCGCATTTGGGGCAGTTCATGAAATGCAGGTCTTTGAGCCTTTTCTTCTCCTCCGCCGCCATGGCCAGGCGAGACGCTTCTTCATGCTTGCGCCTTCTTTCAAACTCCTGCTTGGCGAAAAACTCGTCTTCCTTGGAAATCTGCTTATCCATCCGGGGTCTCCTGGTTCGTGTTTGTGCGTTTTTCAAGGGTTGTATCCGGCGCAACGTGGCCGGTCAATGGCTGCGTGGTGAACATCGAGTATGGCCAAGCCGTTGAATCCCGGCATTTCAGACCAGCTTCTTTAACTCATCAATCGTTATGCCGGCTTTTTTAATAATGTTGTTCAGCGTCCCTTTTTTGACTTCCCTGTGCGCCGGGACGATCACAGATATTCTTTTTTCCAGATTGTGCATGAAAATGTGACTGCCATGCTGGTGGTCCACATAATAACCGATCCTGCGTAAAGCTTTTACCAGCTCTTTTCCGGAGAAGGTCTTGCTCAAAGAGTGACCTCCACCTCCTCAACAATGGAGCCGGGCGAGGTCTTTATCTGGTTAAGTTTTGAGAGACCTTCGAGATAACAACGGATGGCCTCTTTTGCGTTTTCGATGGCTTCTTCTTCCGTGTCCCCCTGGGTGAAACAGCCATCAAGGGCCGGAACTGTCACATTAAATCCACCCTCTTCGGCTGTTTCGAGAATCACGTTGAAATGCATTCTAAAGCCCTTTCGCTGACCATCAGTTCATTATATCCCGCCTCCAGAGAAAAATTCTACCGGGAGGCCCCTTTAAATCTCCCGGTCCCGCGAATCTTTTTAAGCGTAAAATCATCAAATGGCAACGGGGACGGTGAAAACCGGCCAAATGCCCGTTATTAAAGTTCTTTCGTTTCAGAGGATTTAAAAATTGTCCAAAACTTCCGGAGTCATCGCCGTCGCCGTGCTCATGGCGGTACTTGGCTTTCCGTTTATATATAACGCGGCGAGCGTGGGGCTTTTCACCGGCGCGGCGGCCGCCCCGTCGCTCACAATCAAAAAAGACGGCAAAAAGTGCGTGAAAGACCCGGAATGGATGCGCCACAACCACATGAAGTTCCTTCTCCACACCCGTGAAGAGGCTGTGCGCGAGGGGATCCGTGAAGAGGGGCATGGCATCGCCGGTTGCCGGTCGTGCCATCCGAACAGGGCGGAATTTTGCGATAAATGCCATGGATATGTGGGGGTGAAGCCGGAATGCTGGAATTGCCATTACTACCCCGCCACGGCGGGCGCGGAGGCCAAAGATGAGCGTGGATAGACGTGATTTTCTGAAAATAGGCGCCGTGATGGCGGCGGGGACAATCGCCCCGGCCATATCCGGCGCGGCGGGACAGGATGAAGAAGGCGCCTCCTCGAAAAACCTGTGGGGGATGGTAATAGACATCAACAAGTGCGACCCGGAATGCACAGCCTGTTACGACGCCTGCCGGAAAGAAAACAACGTCCCCCATTTCCCGGAGCCGGAGCTGGACATCCACTGGATACGGAAAATAAAGTTCAAGCAGCGCGGCGTGCCCAACGCGGAGGAGCGCTCCATGCCGGCAATGTGTTTCCATTGCGAGCATCCCCCTTGCGCCCATGTCTGCCCCGTGGCCGCCACCTTCAAACGGGCGGACGGCATCGTGCTCATAGACAAGCACCGGTGCATCGGATGCCGTTACTGCATGGTGGCCTGCCCGTACAAGGCCCGTTCGTTCGTTTCAAAACATGTGGAGCATCAGCCGGGGGAGAACCCGGAATCGCCGATCCGCATGCACGGGGTGGTGGAAAAATGCGATCTGTGCGTCCACAGGATAGACCAGGGCAAACAGCCTGCCTGCGTGGAGGCATGCAAAAAAACGGGCGGCGGCGGCATGGTGTTCGGCGACCTGAACGACCCGAAAAGCGAGGTGAGCGGTATTGTGCGCTCAAGCCGCGCCACGCAGATACGGGCGGACCTGGGGCTAAACCCCCGCGTTTTCTATCTTGGAGTGTAGGCGATGGCGAACGTAAGGTTCCGGAGGATAGAGGGGAACTCGGCCCAATATTACATGTTCATGGCCGTGGCGGGGGCCGTGGCGGCGATGGCGCCGCTGTCCGCGCTGTACATGTTCGTAAACGGCCATCATGTGACGGGGATGACAAACCAGGTCCCCTGGGGGATGCCCATCGTGATGGCGATTTACCTTATCGGCGCGTCGGCGGGGTCGCTGGTGCTGTCGGCCATGTCCTCCGTGTTCGGCAAGACCGAATACCAGCCATTCGCCCGGATCGCGGCGCTGCTTGCCATACTGTTGATCGTGGCGGCCCTGATGGCGATCATCATGGACTGGGGACGGCCGGACAGGATACTTGTGCCTTTCTTCCATTTCCAGCCCCGCTCCATGTTCTCGCTGAACGCGATTTTATATAACAGTTACATGCTGGTCGGATTCTTGTATCTTCTCGCCCAGTTCAAGGAGAGCAAGTTCTGGAAAAAGGCGTTGGGCATCGCGGCGGTGTTCATCGCGGTCGGCGTGCATTCTGGCACCGGAGCCAT
Encoded proteins:
- a CDS encoding 4Fe-4S dicluster domain-containing protein translates to MSVDRRDFLKIGAVMAAGTIAPAISGAAGQDEEGASSKNLWGMVIDINKCDPECTACYDACRKENNVPHFPEPELDIHWIRKIKFKQRGVPNAEERSMPAMCFHCEHPPCAHVCPVAATFKRADGIVLIDKHRCIGCRYCMVACPYKARSFVSKHVEHQPGENPESPIRMHGVVEKCDLCVHRIDQGKQPACVEACKKTGGGGMVFGDLNDPKSEVSGIVRSSRATQIRADLGLNPRVFYLGV
- a CDS encoding type II toxin-antitoxin system HicA family toxin, with the protein product MSKTFSGKELVKALRRIGYYVDHQHGSHIFMHNLEKRISVIVPAHREVKKGTLNNIIKKAGITIDELKKLV
- a CDS encoding sulfur reduction protein DsrJ; the encoded protein is MSKTSGVIAVAVLMAVLGFPFIYNAASVGLFTGAAAAPSLTIKKDGKKCVKDPEWMRHNHMKFLLHTREEAVREGIREEGHGIAGCRSCHPNRAEFCDKCHGYVGVKPECWNCHYYPATAGAEAKDERG
- a CDS encoding type II toxin-antitoxin system HicB family antitoxin gives rise to the protein MHFNVILETAEEGGFNVTVPALDGCFTQGDTEEEAIENAKEAIRCYLEGLSKLNQIKTSPGSIVEEVEVTL
- a CDS encoding zf-TFIIB domain-containing protein — translated: MDKQISKEDEFFAKQEFERRRKHEEASRLAMAAEEKKRLKDLHFMNCPKCGMKLIEIEYKNIKIDKCSHCEGVWLDVGELDEIVKDKGGKFTTLLKVFNI